A window from Fragaria vesca subsp. vesca linkage group LG5, FraVesHawaii_1.0, whole genome shotgun sequence encodes these proteins:
- the LOC101307793 gene encoding uncharacterized protein LOC101307793 has protein sequence MGGCFSVNANFEPSLHSSSPTAKVISVNGSLLEYPVPIAVSQVLKPEEAASSSSTPSFFVCNSDRLNYDDYIPALESHHQLEADQIYFVLPVAKLQRRLTASDMAAFAVRASLALQNASAASSSSEKKDRLRRRKQNRVSPIFVVKSEPTNFVDYEVDFTIGPSNSLMKKKVMAPEKPAGLGVSRSGSVRKLQRYTSKRVLKRAVRSFKLRLAPIQEGTEVF, from the coding sequence ATGGGTGGATGCTTCTCCGTCAATGCTAATTTTGAACCTTCCCTTCATTCTTCTTCTCCCACAGCCAAGGTTATCTCCGTGAACGGAAGTCTTCTTGAATACCCAGTTCCCATCGCCGTCTCGCAAGTGCTCAAGCCCGAGGAGGCTGCTTCTTCTTCCTCCACGCCCTCTTTTTTCGTCTGCAACTCCGACCGGCTTAACTACGACGATTATATTCCTGCTTTGGAATCCCACCACCAACTCGAGGCTGATCAGATCTACTTCGTTCTCCCGGTCGCTAAGCTCCAACGTCGCCTCACTGCCTCGGATATGGCCGCGTTCGCCGTCAGGGCCAGCCTCGCCCTCCAGAATGCATCCGCGGCTTCTTCCTCATCGGAAAAGAAGGATCGACTTCGTCGACGGAAACAGAACAGGGTTTCTCCTATTTTCGTTGTCAAGTCGGAGCCCACCAATTTTGTGGATTACGAGGTTGATTTTACGATTGGTCCCTCCAATTCCCTTATGAAGAAGAAGGTGATGGCGCCGGAGAAGCCTGCAGGTTTGGGGGTTTCCAGATCTGGGTCCGTCAGGAAGTTGCAGAGATACACATCTAAAAGGGTGTTGAAGAGAGCCGTTCGGTCGTTTAAACTCAGATTGGCCCCAATACAAGAAGGTACCGAGGTATTTTGA